One Micromonospora sp. FIMYZ51 genomic window carries:
- a CDS encoding M28 family peptidase has protein sequence MGAPPSPATKRARTPADRALARPRRRPLAALVALAALAAIGAGVLLDLRPPAPRPADAPAEEFSALRAYAHVQQIAGRSHAAGSPANDAVRAHLETVLRELGLEPEVQDTIAEEAGQLSGAAGGATLARVRNLVTRVPGTDPTGTVFLVAHYDSVQSGPGGNDDGAGVGTILEVARALADGPRLRNDVVLLLTDAEEACLCGASAFATDHPLAAGKGVVLNLEARGRTGPVIMFETSPQNAALVDVFGRAAPHPVGTSFAVEVYRALPNDTDFTAFLDAGFVGLNSAYLDGGAIYHTPLDTPESMDRASLQHHGENALGLVREFGRIELDSLRAGHDATYFPLPGGLARYPGTLVLPLALLALAGVVLLGWLAWHRGRASAGRLVAGFVLTLVPIVVAPLGAQLLWWVITAIRPGYAELLDPYRPTWYRLAVLAIAAAVLFAWYALTRRSIGPAALAIGGLGWLALFGVLLAVLMPGGAYLATLPALAGALAGLAAVASRLDGPVPVIAVTAAAAVAVVVLLPTVVLLFPALGMAMGGVAALFAVLLGLAALPVVDLLHPQAGGQRGMLALRARRLGVLPAGAAALAVVVCAGVGLAVDRLDAAHPAPTHLMYALDTDTGQARWLSRESAPQPWTDGYVDGPVSVADEFPGIGPTDLLGGPAPAADLPAPRLDVLADTTTAGERTLRLRLTPQRQVRLVTLHVDTTTATVRGAQVAGRPVPIEERSGRWGFGLVFHAPPPEGVEITLTVEPKAERIELRAMDASDGLADLPGFRPRPPGVGIAGSHTSEMLAIARTHPL, from the coding sequence CCGCCGGCACCCCGGCCGGCCGACGCCCCGGCCGAGGAGTTCAGCGCTCTGCGAGCGTACGCGCACGTCCAGCAGATCGCCGGACGGTCCCACGCCGCCGGCAGCCCGGCGAACGACGCGGTCCGGGCCCACCTGGAAACTGTGCTACGCGAGCTCGGGCTGGAGCCCGAGGTGCAGGACACCATCGCCGAGGAGGCCGGCCAGCTCAGCGGCGCGGCCGGCGGCGCCACCCTGGCCCGGGTCCGCAACCTGGTGACCCGGGTGCCCGGCACCGATCCCACCGGCACGGTGTTCCTGGTCGCGCACTACGACTCGGTGCAGAGCGGGCCGGGCGGTAACGACGACGGTGCCGGGGTGGGCACCATCCTGGAGGTGGCGCGGGCGCTGGCCGACGGTCCCCGCCTCCGCAACGACGTCGTACTGCTGCTCACCGACGCCGAGGAGGCCTGCCTCTGCGGCGCGTCGGCCTTCGCCACCGACCATCCACTCGCCGCCGGCAAGGGCGTGGTGCTCAACCTGGAGGCGCGGGGGCGTACCGGGCCGGTGATCATGTTCGAGACGTCGCCGCAGAACGCGGCGCTCGTCGACGTCTTCGGCCGGGCCGCACCGCACCCGGTGGGCACCTCGTTCGCGGTGGAGGTCTACCGCGCACTGCCCAACGACACCGACTTCACCGCCTTCCTGGACGCCGGCTTCGTCGGGCTCAACTCGGCGTACCTCGACGGTGGGGCGATCTACCACACCCCGCTGGACACCCCGGAATCGATGGACCGGGCCAGCCTCCAGCACCACGGCGAGAACGCGCTGGGCCTGGTACGCGAGTTCGGCCGGATCGAGCTGGACAGCCTGCGCGCCGGGCACGACGCCACCTACTTCCCGCTCCCCGGTGGCCTGGCCCGCTACCCCGGCACCCTGGTGCTGCCGTTGGCGCTGCTGGCGCTGGCCGGTGTGGTCCTGCTCGGCTGGTTGGCGTGGCATCGAGGTCGGGCGAGCGCCGGCCGGCTGGTCGCCGGCTTCGTGCTGACCCTGGTGCCGATCGTGGTGGCGCCGCTCGGCGCGCAGCTGCTCTGGTGGGTGATCACCGCCATCCGGCCGGGCTACGCGGAACTGCTCGACCCGTACCGGCCCACCTGGTACCGGCTGGCCGTGCTGGCGATCGCCGCCGCAGTGCTGTTCGCCTGGTACGCGCTTACCCGCCGGTCGATCGGTCCGGCCGCGCTGGCCATCGGTGGGCTGGGCTGGCTCGCGCTGTTCGGCGTACTGCTGGCGGTTCTGATGCCCGGCGGGGCGTACCTGGCGACCCTGCCGGCGCTGGCCGGCGCGCTGGCCGGGCTGGCGGCGGTGGCCAGCCGCCTCGACGGCCCGGTGCCGGTGATCGCGGTGACCGCCGCCGCCGCGGTGGCGGTGGTCGTGCTGCTGCCGACAGTGGTGCTGCTCTTCCCGGCGCTGGGCATGGCGATGGGCGGCGTCGCGGCGCTCTTCGCGGTACTGCTCGGTCTGGCCGCGCTGCCGGTGGTCGACCTGCTGCACCCGCAGGCCGGCGGCCAACGGGGCATGCTGGCGCTGCGGGCCCGCCGGCTCGGCGTGCTGCCGGCCGGCGCCGCCGCGCTGGCGGTGGTGGTGTGCGCCGGGGTCGGCCTCGCCGTCGACCGGCTGGACGCCGCGCATCCCGCGCCCACCCACCTGATGTACGCGCTGGACACCGACACCGGCCAGGCCCGCTGGCTCAGCCGCGAGTCCGCGCCACAGCCCTGGACCGACGGGTACGTCGACGGGCCGGTCTCCGTCGCCGACGAGTTCCCCGGCATCGGCCCCACCGACCTGCTGGGCGGCCCGGCACCCGCCGCCGACCTACCCGCGCCCCGGCTGGACGTGCTTGCCGACACCACCACGGCCGGCGAGCGCACGCTGCGGCTCCGGCTCACCCCGCAACGCCAGGTACGCCTGGTCACCCTGCACGTCGACACGACCACCGCGACGGTACGCGGCGCTCAGGTGGCCGGCCGGCCGGTGCCGATCGAGGAACGCTCCGGGCGGTGGGGCTTCGGCCTGGTCTTCCACGCCCCGCCACCCGAGGGAGTCGAGATCACGCTGACCGTCGAACCGAAGGCGGAACGGATCGAGCTACGCGCGATGGACGCCAGCGACGGCCTGGCCGACCTGCCCGGCTTCCGCCCTCGCCCACCCGGCGTAGGCATCGCCGGCTCACACACCTCCGAAATGCTCGCCATAGCCCGTACCCACCCCCTCTAA
- a CDS encoding Smr/MutS family protein, translating into MKLKLDLHDIFNKGHDIDRALRGIMDEAVAKKATLVEIIPGKGSGQLKKRVLRFLDQKDVKQLYHRVEKDSKNFGRLFVHFRWK; encoded by the coding sequence ATGAAGCTGAAGCTGGACCTGCACGACATCTTCAACAAGGGCCACGACATCGACCGGGCGCTGCGCGGGATCATGGACGAGGCGGTGGCGAAGAAGGCCACCCTCGTCGAGATCATCCCCGGCAAGGGCTCCGGCCAGCTCAAGAAGCGCGTGCTGCGCTTCCTGGACCAGAAGGACGTCAAACAGCTCTACCACCGGGTCGAGAAGGACTCCAAGAACTTCGGTCGCCTCTTCGTCCACTTCCGCTGGAAATAA
- a CDS encoding tetratricopeptide repeat protein: MDLLAEYRRATLFFESGDPSSAARLLEPIVAAEPDNSAVRQLLARAYFQSAQLTRAEEQLRELVDRNPSDHYAHHVLGRTLERLNRHNEALRHLRIAAAMHATNNDYTTALRRVETRVGGGR, from the coding sequence ATGGATCTTCTGGCCGAGTACCGGCGGGCGACTCTGTTCTTCGAGTCCGGAGACCCGAGCAGCGCGGCCCGACTGCTCGAACCGATCGTCGCGGCCGAGCCCGACAACTCCGCCGTGCGTCAGCTGCTGGCTCGCGCGTACTTCCAGTCGGCCCAGCTCACCCGGGCTGAGGAGCAGTTGCGGGAGTTGGTGGACCGCAACCCCAGCGACCACTACGCCCACCACGTGCTGGGCCGGACGCTGGAGCGGCTGAACCGGCACAACGAGGCCCTGCGTCACCTGCGCATCGCGGCGGCGATGCACGCCACGAACAACGACTACACGACCGCCCTGCGTCGGGTGGAGACCCGCGTCGGCGGCGGTCGCTGA
- a CDS encoding ROK family protein, whose protein sequence is MQTTLAIDCGGGGIKASVLDGAGTMRAQPLRVPTPYPLPPELFVKTLLELGGRLPAADRVTVGMPGMIRHGVVVATPHYVTRSGPRSRVDPGLLAKWSGYDARSALAAAFGLPTLVLNDAEVHGAGVVAGTGCELVLTLGTGLGSALFDGGVLAPHLELSHAPVRWGTTYDTYVGEPERRRLGDAFWSRRIRQVVDGLRPVFRWDRLYLGGGNSRLIRPEQLARMGDDVVVVPNSAGIVGGVRAWDLAAV, encoded by the coding sequence GTGCAGACCACTCTGGCGATCGACTGCGGGGGCGGCGGGATCAAGGCGTCCGTCCTGGACGGGGCGGGCACCATGCGGGCCCAACCGCTGCGGGTGCCCACGCCGTACCCCCTGCCGCCGGAGCTGTTCGTGAAGACCCTGCTGGAGCTGGGTGGCCGGTTGCCGGCGGCGGACCGGGTGACGGTCGGGATGCCGGGCATGATCCGGCACGGCGTGGTGGTCGCCACCCCGCATTACGTGACCCGCTCCGGTCCCCGCAGCCGGGTGGATCCAGGGCTGCTCGCCAAGTGGTCGGGCTACGACGCCCGTAGTGCTCTCGCCGCCGCGTTCGGCCTGCCCACACTTGTGCTCAACGATGCCGAAGTGCACGGCGCCGGGGTGGTCGCGGGCACCGGCTGCGAACTGGTGTTGACGCTCGGCACCGGGCTGGGCAGCGCACTCTTCGACGGTGGCGTGCTCGCTCCGCACCTGGAGCTGTCGCACGCCCCGGTCCGCTGGGGCACCACCTACGACACGTACGTGGGCGAGCCGGAACGCCGCCGGCTGGGCGACGCATTCTGGTCCCGCCGGATCCGGCAGGTGGTCGACGGGCTGCGTCCGGTGTTCCGTTGGGACCGGCTCTACCTGGGTGGCGGCAACTCCCGCTTGATCCGCCCCGAGCAGCTCGCCCGGATGGGCGACGACGTCGTGGTGGTCCCCAACAGCGCCGGCATCGTCGGCGGCGTCCGCGCCTGGGACCTCGCCGCCGTGTAA
- a CDS encoding ABC-F family ATP-binding cassette domain-containing protein, with the protein MSATLIAKNLAAGHGDRSLFTGLDLVVAPGDVVGLVGPNGAGKSTLLRTLAGLLPIETGNVTVSPPTASIGHLPQEPERRPGETIRAFLHRRTGVADAQATLDAATEALTAGVTGADDAYSGALESWLGLGGADLDERAGEVAAELGLAVDLDQEMVGLSGGQAARAGLASLLLSRYDIFLLDEPTNDLDLAGLDRLERFVTGLRAGTVLVSHDREFLARTVTRVLELDLHQQQVNHFGGGYGAYLEEREVARRQARAEFEEYAETKAGLEARARTQRGWLEKGVRNARRKATDNDKIGRKFRAESTEKQAAKARQTERLIERLEVVEEPRKEWELRMEIGAAPRAGAVVATLRDAVVRRGDFTLGPVNFQLDWADRVAVTGANGSGKSTLLGALLGRLPLDAGQATLGAAVVVGEVDQARGHFLGDAPLLDAFRVAVPDLSPADVRTLLAKFNLRAQHVLRPAATLSPGERTRAALALLQGRGVNLLVLDEPTNHLDLPAIEQLESALASYPGTLLLVTHDRRMLDAVQVNRRLRVAAGQISEC; encoded by the coding sequence GTGAGCGCCACGTTGATCGCCAAGAACCTTGCCGCGGGGCACGGTGACCGGAGCCTGTTCACCGGGCTGGACCTGGTGGTCGCGCCCGGCGACGTGGTCGGCCTGGTCGGGCCGAACGGGGCGGGCAAGTCGACGCTGCTGCGTACCCTCGCCGGGTTGCTCCCGATCGAGACCGGCAACGTCACGGTGAGCCCGCCCACCGCGAGCATCGGGCACCTGCCGCAGGAGCCGGAGCGGCGTCCCGGCGAGACGATCCGGGCCTTCCTGCACCGGCGGACCGGGGTGGCCGACGCGCAGGCCACCCTGGACGCGGCGACCGAGGCGCTGACCGCCGGGGTGACCGGCGCGGACGACGCCTACTCCGGCGCGTTGGAGAGCTGGCTCGGTCTGGGTGGCGCCGATCTCGACGAGCGGGCCGGGGAGGTGGCCGCCGAGCTGGGCCTCGCCGTCGACCTCGACCAGGAGATGGTCGGGCTCTCCGGCGGCCAGGCCGCCCGCGCCGGGCTGGCCTCCCTGCTGCTCAGCCGGTACGACATCTTCCTGCTCGACGAGCCCACAAACGACCTGGACCTGGCCGGCCTGGATCGGCTCGAACGCTTCGTGACCGGGCTGCGCGCCGGCACCGTACTTGTCAGCCACGACCGCGAGTTCCTGGCCCGCACGGTGACCCGGGTGCTGGAACTGGACCTGCACCAGCAGCAGGTCAACCACTTCGGTGGGGGCTACGGCGCGTATCTGGAGGAGCGGGAGGTGGCCCGCCGCCAGGCACGCGCGGAATTCGAGGAGTACGCCGAGACGAAGGCCGGTCTGGAAGCTCGCGCCCGGACCCAGCGCGGCTGGCTGGAGAAGGGGGTCCGTAACGCCCGCCGCAAGGCGACCGACAACGACAAGATCGGCCGCAAGTTCCGCGCCGAGTCGACCGAGAAGCAGGCCGCCAAGGCCCGCCAGACCGAGCGGCTGATCGAGCGGCTGGAGGTCGTCGAGGAGCCGCGCAAGGAGTGGGAGCTGCGGATGGAGATCGGTGCCGCGCCCCGCGCCGGCGCCGTCGTGGCCACCCTTCGCGACGCCGTGGTACGCCGGGGCGACTTCACCCTCGGGCCGGTCAACTTCCAGCTCGACTGGGCCGATCGGGTGGCGGTGACCGGGGCGAACGGGTCCGGCAAGTCGACCCTGCTGGGTGCCCTGCTCGGCCGGCTGCCACTTGACGCGGGTCAGGCCACGCTCGGCGCTGCGGTGGTGGTCGGCGAGGTGGACCAGGCTCGCGGGCACTTTCTCGGGGACGCGCCGCTGCTCGACGCCTTCCGGGTCGCCGTACCGGACCTGTCGCCCGCGGACGTGCGTACGCTGCTGGCCAAGTTCAACCTGCGCGCCCAGCACGTGCTGCGGCCGGCGGCGACGCTCTCGCCCGGCGAGCGGACCCGGGCCGCGCTGGCGCTGTTGCAGGGGCGCGGGGTGAACCTGCTGGTGCTGGACGAGCCGACAAACCACCTCGACCTGCCGGCCATCGAGCAGCTGGAGTCGGCGCTGGCCAGCTATCCGGGCACGCTGCTGTTGGTGACCCACGACCGGCGGATGCTCGACGCGGTACAGGTCAACCGCCGGCTGCGGGTGGCGGCCGGGCAGATCAGCGAATGTTAA
- a CDS encoding methyltransferase domain-containing protein has protein sequence MVGFATTPPSAERLRAVDGFLAEAWTDQVRHDDRLRPLAVEVRFDRGVAHLTGEVDEPAQLRLVREHLGRLAGVFGVWCRVRVGGRDPVVIDLGCGATKQWPGNLGLDIFPAPGVDAVADLSGSLPLADDSVDVLFAVHILEHLIDFLPLLDECHRVLRPGGVLHVMSPWWGHVNAVADPTHVRLLDVQTIKGVCVMRPPGTPRWYPLHAGSDGASIFADLTPLGPDDAAPSPTHLARFFA, from the coding sequence ATGGTCGGGTTTGCAACTACTCCGCCCTCCGCCGAGCGGCTGCGGGCGGTGGACGGGTTCCTCGCTGAAGCGTGGACGGACCAGGTTCGACACGACGACCGGCTGCGTCCGCTGGCGGTCGAGGTCAGGTTCGACCGGGGCGTCGCCCACCTGACCGGTGAGGTGGACGAGCCGGCACAGTTGCGACTGGTCCGCGAGCACCTGGGGCGACTGGCGGGCGTCTTCGGCGTCTGGTGCCGGGTGCGGGTCGGCGGGCGCGACCCGGTGGTGATCGATCTCGGCTGTGGTGCCACCAAACAGTGGCCGGGCAACCTCGGGTTGGACATCTTCCCCGCACCGGGGGTGGATGCGGTGGCCGACCTGTCCGGTTCCCTGCCGCTCGCCGACGACTCGGTGGACGTACTGTTCGCGGTGCACATCCTGGAGCACCTGATCGATTTCCTGCCGCTGCTCGACGAGTGCCACCGGGTGCTCCGGCCCGGCGGCGTACTGCACGTGATGAGCCCCTGGTGGGGCCATGTCAACGCGGTCGCCGACCCGACCCATGTCCGGCTGCTGGACGTGCAGACCATCAAGGGCGTCTGCGTGATGCGGCCACCAGGCACGCCACGCTGGTATCCGCTGCACGCCGGCAGCGACGGCGCTTCGATCTTCGCCGACCTCACCCCCCTCGGCCCGGACGACGCCGCCCCCTCCCCCACCCACCTCGCCCGCTTCTTCGCCTGA
- a CDS encoding phospholipase, which produces MPRRLVTLLASGVLALLTALAAAAPAAAAVTPQQKLSVLSSWTQTSASSFNAWNSARQNRAPWAEYNFDWSTDYCSSSPDNPLGFSFSTSCARHDFGYRNYKAVGQFSANKSRLDSAFYEDLKRVCATYNAVVRPACLSLAWTYYQAVSVFGSVAAVSQSDIDRAARMKADAEHRARS; this is translated from the coding sequence GTGCCCAGACGCCTCGTCACCCTCCTCGCTTCCGGCGTACTCGCGCTGCTCACCGCCCTCGCCGCCGCCGCCCCCGCCGCGGCGGCCGTCACCCCCCAGCAGAAGCTGTCCGTGCTGTCCAGTTGGACCCAGACCAGCGCCAGCAGCTTCAACGCCTGGAACTCGGCCCGGCAGAACCGGGCGCCATGGGCGGAGTACAACTTCGACTGGTCCACCGACTACTGCTCGTCGAGCCCGGACAACCCACTCGGGTTCAGCTTCTCCACCTCCTGCGCCCGGCACGACTTCGGTTACCGCAACTACAAGGCGGTCGGCCAGTTCAGCGCCAACAAGTCCCGTCTGGACAGTGCGTTCTACGAGGACCTGAAGCGGGTCTGCGCCACCTACAACGCCGTCGTCCGGCCGGCGTGCCTCAGCCTGGCCTGGACCTACTACCAGGCAGTCTCCGTCTTCGGCTCGGTCGCCGCCGTTTCGCAGTCCGACATCGACCGGGCCGCCCGGATGAAGGCCGACGCCGAACACCGGGCCCGTTCCTGA
- a CDS encoding adenylate/guanylate cyclase domain-containing protein: protein MSARIHLPTGWVTFVFTDIEGSTRLAQLLGPGYRPVLAEHRRLLRRTIAATEGAELLTEGDSFFLAFGDAGAALTACLSAQRALADHEWPTPEAAPRVRMGLHTGWAEPRDGEYASPEVHRAARVAAAAHGGQVLCSAATARRAEPLPAGASLLDLGLHRLRGFDDRERLFQLVAPGLERQFPRPRTADAVAHNLPIQVTSFVGRQTERVELRQLVAGHRLVTVLGAGGGGKTRLAVELATDLVEQYPDGVWFVDIATVTDPGLVAFAIAAVLGLRPEPGRPMVDTLVEYAAARRMLIVLDTCDAQPAACAEVVSRLLAGGGGVRVLATTREPLALPGEVVWRIPPLSVDPPADGTESDAVALLLDRTTAARGGREPDPAESADLRRVVRRLDGLPLAIELAAARLRVLSVGQLAERLDDVLGTLDAGREAPEPPVDPGQAGERDTDPVSASVPATAPVPASRAGARSAVERHLTMQATVTWSYRTLGPRAARLLRWLAVFAGPVELPTVEWLLGDDPLDPLSVLVDKSLVVAEPHVAGCTYRMLDPIRAYAARRLAEAGEERAARNRHVAWSKHALERAHLGPNGQPVTLSLYALDPLAGELRAALRWCATGGSARTGLRLAGGLDQWWRERGLAREGRLWLFRLYGRVAETGEAIPEGELAAAYHMHSLHAGADGEFAEELRYSQRAEAAARQAGDAGLLARVLAGRAAPLVDMGQVAEAERVCREVIDWAHAQGVGAEALFAVLRLAELLWRRGALDEAAELLGAARPVEAARPVDRGRRSVDMLLGMVALARGDLVAAHEHLLAALRSRMNHGFHGRACDTLNAIAVRCAAGGETLTAARLFGAAQATRAGLRSASGIYEGYWAEQQTALRRVLGDAAFDQAYGEGAELGLDEAVALALGVEHPDLAADSARFASRAGGTVPRQPTAIADRHSGHS from the coding sequence ATGTCGGCACGGATCCACCTCCCGACCGGCTGGGTGACGTTCGTCTTCACCGACATCGAAGGCTCCACCCGGTTGGCGCAACTGCTCGGTCCGGGCTATCGGCCGGTGCTCGCGGAACACCGGCGCCTCCTGCGCCGGACGATCGCGGCGACCGAGGGCGCGGAGTTGCTCACCGAGGGCGACTCGTTCTTCCTGGCCTTCGGTGACGCCGGTGCCGCGTTGACCGCCTGCCTGTCCGCACAGCGTGCGCTCGCGGACCACGAGTGGCCCACCCCGGAGGCGGCACCTCGGGTGCGGATGGGCCTGCACACCGGCTGGGCGGAGCCGCGCGACGGCGAGTACGCCAGCCCCGAGGTGCACCGGGCCGCGCGGGTGGCCGCTGCCGCGCACGGCGGCCAGGTGCTCTGCTCCGCCGCGACGGCACGGCGCGCCGAACCGTTGCCGGCCGGCGCGTCCCTGCTCGACCTCGGTCTGCACCGGTTGCGTGGCTTCGATGACCGGGAACGACTCTTCCAACTCGTCGCGCCCGGCCTGGAACGGCAGTTCCCCCGGCCGCGTACCGCCGACGCGGTGGCGCACAACCTGCCGATCCAGGTCACCTCGTTCGTCGGCCGGCAGACCGAGCGCGTCGAGTTGCGGCAACTCGTCGCCGGGCACCGGCTGGTCACCGTGCTCGGTGCCGGCGGGGGCGGCAAGACCCGACTGGCCGTCGAACTCGCCACCGACCTGGTCGAGCAGTACCCGGACGGTGTGTGGTTCGTGGACATCGCCACGGTCACCGACCCCGGGCTGGTGGCCTTCGCGATCGCCGCCGTGCTCGGGCTACGGCCCGAGCCGGGCCGCCCGATGGTCGACACGCTTGTGGAGTACGCGGCGGCCCGCCGGATGCTGATCGTGCTCGACACCTGCGACGCGCAGCCGGCAGCCTGCGCCGAGGTGGTCTCCCGGCTGCTCGCCGGTGGAGGTGGTGTCCGGGTGCTGGCGACCACCCGGGAACCCCTGGCCCTGCCCGGTGAGGTGGTGTGGCGGATCCCGCCGCTGTCGGTCGACCCGCCAGCCGACGGCACGGAGAGCGACGCGGTCGCGCTGCTGCTGGACCGCACCACCGCCGCCCGGGGCGGCCGGGAGCCCGATCCGGCCGAGTCGGCGGACCTGCGCCGGGTGGTACGCCGACTGGACGGCCTGCCGCTGGCCATCGAGTTGGCCGCTGCCCGCCTGCGGGTGCTCTCGGTCGGGCAACTCGCCGAACGCCTCGACGACGTACTCGGCACCCTCGACGCCGGGCGGGAGGCCCCGGAGCCGCCGGTCGATCCGGGGCAGGCCGGCGAGCGGGACACCGACCCGGTGTCGGCGAGCGTTCCGGCCACCGCACCGGTTCCGGCGAGCCGGGCAGGGGCTCGGTCGGCGGTCGAGCGGCACCTGACCATGCAGGCGACCGTGACCTGGTCGTACCGGACGCTCGGACCACGTGCCGCGCGGCTGCTGCGCTGGTTGGCGGTCTTCGCCGGGCCGGTCGAACTGCCGACCGTGGAGTGGTTGCTCGGTGACGATCCACTGGACCCGCTTTCCGTACTGGTGGACAAGTCCCTGGTGGTGGCAGAGCCGCACGTGGCGGGCTGCACCTACCGGATGCTCGACCCGATCCGGGCGTACGCGGCCCGCCGGCTGGCGGAGGCCGGTGAGGAGAGAGCGGCCCGCAACCGGCACGTGGCGTGGTCGAAGCATGCCCTGGAACGGGCGCACCTCGGCCCGAACGGGCAACCGGTGACCCTCTCGCTGTACGCGCTCGACCCACTCGCCGGTGAGCTGCGCGCCGCCCTGCGCTGGTGTGCCACGGGCGGTAGCGCCCGCACCGGCCTGCGGCTGGCCGGCGGGCTGGACCAATGGTGGCGGGAGCGCGGGCTGGCCCGGGAGGGACGGCTCTGGCTGTTCCGGCTCTACGGCCGGGTCGCCGAGACCGGCGAGGCCATTCCGGAGGGGGAACTGGCGGCGGCGTACCACATGCATTCCCTGCACGCCGGGGCGGACGGCGAGTTCGCCGAGGAGCTGCGGTACTCGCAGCGGGCGGAGGCGGCGGCCCGCCAGGCCGGCGACGCCGGGCTGCTGGCCCGGGTGCTCGCCGGGCGCGCGGCACCGCTTGTCGACATGGGACAGGTCGCCGAGGCCGAGCGGGTCTGCCGGGAGGTCATCGACTGGGCACACGCCCAGGGCGTCGGGGCCGAGGCGCTCTTCGCCGTGCTCCGGCTGGCCGAGCTGCTGTGGCGGCGCGGCGCGTTGGACGAGGCGGCGGAACTGCTCGGGGCGGCCCGGCCGGTCGAGGCGGCCCGGCCGGTCGACCGGGGCCGCCGGTCGGTGGACATGCTGCTCGGCATGGTCGCGCTGGCCCGAGGTGACCTGGTTGCGGCGCACGAGCATCTGCTGGCGGCGTTGCGTTCGCGGATGAACCACGGCTTCCACGGGCGGGCCTGCGACACGTTGAACGCGATCGCGGTGCGGTGTGCCGCCGGGGGCGAGACGCTGACCGCAGCTCGGCTCTTCGGTGCGGCGCAGGCGACCCGGGCGGGGCTACGCTCGGCCTCCGGCATCTACGAGGGCTATTGGGCCGAGCAGCAGACGGCGCTGCGCCGGGTGCTTGGCGACGCCGCGTTCGACCAGGCGTACGGCGAGGGCGCCGAGTTGGGGCTTGACGAAGCCGTCGCGCTGGCGCTCGGCGTCGAGCATCCCGACCTGGCCGCCGACTCGGCCCGGTTCGCGAGCCGGGCCGGCGGCACGGTGCCGCGCCAGCCGACCGCCATCGCCGACCGCCACTCCGGTCACTCCTGA
- a CDS encoding zinc ribbon domain-containing protein: protein MPRYEFRCRACGDTFEVNRPMARAGEPASCPQGHADTVKLLSTVAVTGRGGSVGGGAPAPTGGGCCGGGCGC from the coding sequence ATGCCCCGGTACGAGTTCCGTTGCCGCGCCTGCGGCGACACTTTCGAGGTCAACCGCCCCATGGCCCGGGCCGGCGAACCGGCGTCCTGTCCACAGGGGCACGCCGACACGGTGAAACTGCTGTCCACGGTCGCGGTGACCGGGCGTGGTGGCAGCGTCGGCGGTGGCGCGCCGGCACCCACCGGTGGTGGCTGCTGCGGCGGTGGGTGCGGCTGTTGA